CTGTAGTAATTTATGACCTGTTTTTAAAACTTGTCATTTTACAGGTGGACTAAAGGAAATGAGCTAATTATTGAGCTGAAAATCAAGCAAGCACAAATTCCTGAAATTGTTAAAGATGCACACATTGCACTGAGGTACTGTAGCTGTGATTTCAggtctttttaaaaattaatataaaaagTCTTGAAGGAATTCATGTGCTCTTTCATGTAATGAAGATTGACATGTAGTGACGCATCTCATAATGTGGAAAAATTATTAATTGattcctttttaaattttaaatttataaCCAGTCAAAGTAGCCATCAGCTTTGATAACAACATCAAACTGCATGAAGTGAACAGGACATGTGATCACTATATGTGGCCAGTGATTCATGTTATTGTATAATAATAACTAATACAGTAGAAGCAAAAAACCCTCTTTTGttgtaaatataaaatattaaataataataatattattattattagattgATTTTATTAGTAACTTTCATTTATAACCATTCATTAAGCTCACCATCAGAAACTTGGTAAGGTCAAATGGTAacttaatgaaaaaaataatatcatCTGCGATAAATTTCATAATAAGGATTTATCAGCTTTCAAAAAGTAATGtctgaagattttaaaaaaacttttcaaattGTTAACTGGAGATACAGCTCAGGAAAATTTGGGGAAGTGGGGTTGGGTTTTAATCAGAAAAGTAAATGTGAAATAACATTATTTTAGTGGAAAGAGTAAGTTTGATCAGATATTGGAGCAACAATAATCACAGTTTGGTCATCAACTAGTCAGTCGACCGACAGTCGACTGACACGTTGGCCAacgtgttggccgacgcgttggtggttacccttttattaataattaatattaaaagGAACTGACTAGTTGATGATCTATGATAGCTGTGATTATTGTTGCGCCAATATCAAACTTACTCTTTGCACTTATTGTTGTTGCAGAGAAGGCGTTGAATGGTTCTTTGTCAAACTGCATGAGAAAAAAGTGCCTCTCCTCATAATATCTGGTGGCCTGGGAGGTACGCAAAAAAACAGTTTCATGGTcatcactacatgtatctgtatCACAATCCTTTTGTCTAGACAGCTGTGCTATGCACCTCTTCTCTCATTCTCCCTGTCCTTCATTCTCACAGCcagcaaataattattgtattgtactggTAAGTTAGAACCAGTAACGGATAACGACGGGAGAGCAGCTGTACCCATGTGTTACTACCCTGTTATCTACCCTGTTATCCCAAGCTTTTATTACAATGAGTGgattgtacatgtacttaaaaaggtttttgtatagaatatgaaataaaaaggaacaaaagcCAAAGAGTATGTTTTGCATAATGGCCACTATGAAATGCCCACTTCATTGTGTCATTTACCTAAAAGAGCCAGTTTTTAGTGTCATTTATTATAGCTGGTAAATCTTTTCCATGATAATAACCATGCCTAACAAGTGCAGCACTCAGAAACAATGATGAGACTCTCAGTTTTCCCTCAATTTGTAACAAATTCACCTACATTCTCCTCCCCAgagtctgcttttcttttgtcagCACCAAGATTACGTACTCTGGCCAAAGCCAAAGCGGGCGAATCACGGACTTCTGGCTCTTCTGCAcattgtcagaaatttgcaacaataacaacaattacAACATTATACCACTACCTGCACTTATTATCTAACTGTgttagttattgtacagaaaatgcacgaaacgagtacaaacATTCCACGAcattgtacagttagttattgCACGGTAGAGAACAGGTTTGAGTAGTTTAGATGCTGAAATTGCCCCGCGATCCGTCACACATTCTcagttgtttacaattcatttgctaaaaatttagtgcaaaaaaagtaGGATAATAAGTAGCTTATTACcgtagatgttttggtgtgtactAGCGATGAGTAttttcactcgttgtttgtattttgactcgccctAGCCGGCTCATCAAAATACAGCATAACTCTTAAAAATACTTAACGATACtgcacaccaaaacatctaataagatatatattttttggctgtggccagaaTCCGTGATCTTGATGCTGACCAAAACAAAAGCAGACTCTGGGGACAAAAATGATTCACCTACAAATGAGCATTACCGGTATATCTTATCTCGATTGTGGTTTTAAGACACACAGGAAGTGACGAGAGTACAATAGGAgtagaaaagaagaaaacagtCTTAATTTGGAGTGAATAAATAACTTTTCTGTTATCCCACTGTCCAGATATTATCAAGGAAGTCATTGATCAACAAAGTACATTGTATGACAACATAAGAATTGTGGCCAACTTCTTCAAGTATGAACAGGTATGTCATCACTTTTCAGGAGGGTGAGCTCAGAGTGGAGGGAAAGTCCCACTGCTTTTTTGGTAAAAACGTCAAAAGTGATACTGTGTCTAATTGCATACCAGGGTGTGGTGGTAGGATTTCAGGACAAACTCCTGTTcagcaacaacaagaaagaaatgACGAGAGACTTGGAGTTCTTTAACAAAAACAAGGTAGTTAGTTCTGGTAATGGAGTCCTTTATTTCATCATCATTTGTTTGCATTCTTGTAGTAATCCACATTGATCTTTGTGATAAACATCTGGAAGATTGTGACGAGACTTCATAAAAGCAACATTAAGTTTTTGGGAGAAGCCACCTTGAAGGTCATGGGGGTTTGTTTCTACGGCCAGAGCTAAAGATATGACAGTTCAGAATTTGATCCTTCAAATATTTGCTTTGTTTGCAAATTACTTTTTGACTATTACATGTAATagaacattttctttttctcacctAGGAGCGCACAGGGGTCATTGTGATGGGTGACTTGCCTGAGGATGCTCATGTTGCATCAAGTCCCAAGAATTCAGAAGTTACCCTGACTGTTGGctttttgaatgaaaaggtAACTAcccaaggaaaggaaaggaacttaattGTCTAGTCGGTCTAGCACGGGAGccctaattggggacactgtgaaCTGAAATTAACAGTGAACGCAAATCAAGCCAAATAGTGGCCCGACTGATGGGTGATGCTTTAGTGAACACACTGTAAAAGCTGAAACCAAATGATAGCACTTTtctcaatagaccaattttgatatcttAAATTTCAGTCTGGAACAACAGGCATCATCTCAAGGAagaaactcatacaaatccttatatttattccccagagcctcgagatgatgccttttgtttcggcctgaattttaatgtatcgaaattggtctattgacaTCCTCTTTCTCAAAGGAAAAtacgataataataattatgttccTTTGATAACAGTTTGTTTCAGATGGCTTGTTGTCTTCTTGCTGAAGCAGAAAGATGTGACATAACTAAAACCTAATATTGTACCAGCTTTTTGTAATGTAAGATTTGATATTTTTAATAGGTTGATGAACGTCTCAACAACTACATGGATGCCTTTGATATCGTCATTGTTGATGATCACAGCATTCAACTCGTGGACCTGCTGTTGATGCCAATCTTAAGAGCTTAGACAAGTGGGAAAACAGAAGGCTATCTGACACTTAGCCTTTGCAAGAGATGCTGTTTTCAATCCTGTTGAATattgaaaggaaacaaacaggaaaatgaaaaaaaaaactagctaATAATAGCAGCAGATGTATTAGGATTATTTGTTGGTACAGGTGTAGGCTGGAATTAAGAGAGGTATTGCTAGTCGAGTCACTATGAGTTTCAGTGGCACCTTATATAAAATGCTCTGTCTATGCAGCAGTTCATAGATAGGAGAAAAATGAAACTTGGATGTTATGGAAAATGGTAAAACATTTGGTTGAACTATTAGTTGTAGGGGTGCAAACCTAAAATACGAAAGTAAGACAAATTATAAgtcattaattttaagaaaagtaGAGTCAGGCTTGCATAGGACAAATTGCAACatggaaaaataattattattactaatattGTATCGAAGGACTTCAGTCTGTAagcagagaaaatgaaaacattcAATGCCAAGGAATTGCCCTTTGCTTTTGTTGGAGAGACTCACCATTAACCTTCCCCTGAGGAAATCACTTTCTACAGATCTTCAAGATATTACTCTGCTGGCAGGATCTTTATCCTGTTACATTCTGGGCCTACTTCAAGCTCCACTCTTTCCAGCACCCATCTATGCATAAAGAGAAAACTTGTTAATCTTACAATGAACTTTAACAAACTACACATGGTTTCTCCATGAATTGTTTGTTTACATCAAAAAGCATTTTTGTacccttcttctttttttcttgtggcAAATGAATACAGATTTCCCGATGCTTTACTTCCTCTCACTGGAATGACAACCTGAAAACAAACGTTTTGACATGATCTCACCCTGTTTGGGCTATGTTtgttcaaatacattttttaaAGTGCATCATGCACACAAACTTTGACTTGATAAACTTAAAAATGTGTACTCGTTGGGTAATATTATTACAATGTGTGGAAAGGGTTAGGCATTTTGAGTTTGTGATAAGATTAGGTTTTGTTCACCAGACATTTAGTAGTTAATTATATTTTGTTCAGGTTGTTTTGAATTATCGAACTTCAATAATTTTCATCTGGGGTTCAGAGAGCGGATCCCACATACAATGAGCCTCTTCCAATGacacatttttaattttcattttagcgCATGGTTCAGCTACACAGCTacttttagagaggcacctgattggccagttgtaatgacgaaataaaattttaaatatgtgTGGCTTAAACATTGAAAAATCCTGAAGGGTTCTGTAGTTTCACACACCTTATCCCTTTGTGTTATCTTTGTTAAGGCAGAAAAAGGCATCCATGTACATCTTTTCAGTTCCTTGAAGATTTTCAATAACAACTGGTGTAGCTATAGGgtaaataaaatcattgcttGCCTGAGCAGTCCTATGGTTAACTCTGATATCATTCCTTGCTAGATTTAGATAAGGTATTCTGATAGGTTTTCCAATAGTATCTGATGCAAGCCGATGACCCCTCAGTGCCTCAACTGATTTCTTGTAATAGTCCTGAGATGCTATGTTTGCTTTGaatataaataacttttttagTTTGTTaatatagagcgagtttcaatcgagtgttgtaaaaccaaaaccaaagtaacaaCATTGgcaaatcaaaaaggacagagacaatccagtaatccaatcaaaactcgaagaaaaGTACACGCAGCTGacacaaagcacaggaaaatgtgcatgcctgagccacgattggtttaggtttcacttctgattggttgaaaaaatggtgtgagaactttaaaccaatcaatgagtgaagtaatgcagaaccaaagcaattcactggAGTGAAAAGGAAGTGCTGTGTTTGTGGGGGTGgaggggatgggggggggggggggttgtatGTTAAATCATCAGTAATCTCCACATCATCACCCCCTGTAAATGACAGACAAAGAGGGAACCCTTTGGGGAATTTCTCATTGCATCAAGGTAAGGAAATCAGTGAAAATCCAAACAAAAGTGTTTTCCatgggccattttcgaaataccAATactcagcttgatagtgaggcagagagaacaaaaacaatagaaacaagttgcaatgaatgtgaaagatattaggATATTATctattttcctttgtctttgtcctctaaacctctatTTCAAGCTGAACTTATTGAAAGTGGCCAGTATTCCCACACCTTACTGGAGGTGCAACAAGTACTATTTGTTAATACGAAAAAAGTGGGCCCTGTATCTGTATTATGCTCAAATCCAACTAATTCCTACTTTAATCCTTTTGTAAACTTAATACAATTGACAAGACacattatttgaaaaatatatgaGGTAAAACGCCGTAACTTGCATTCATGAAAACTGTAATTTGAATGCACTTAGTGGCTTACCTTGTATTCTGTGATGAAAAAAGGCTGCTCCTAAACAAGAAATAGCAGCTCCAcatattgcaatttttttgagTGAGTCAGCATTAACCATATTATTTACAGATCGGCGTAAGAAAAGGATTATATTTTCACTCAAAAGACTACAAATCGTCGGCCATTTTTTAGGAAAGCTTCATGTTAGGCCCATAAGATGTCACATACAGAACAACTTTTGAGCTTTATATATACCGTACAAAGTGTCCGTTTACACCATCCTCCACGTTTTTAACCCTCATCTACCCCAAGTCACCCTTGTTCTGCCACAGCAACCGTCATATACGCTTACCTAGCCTCGTTCTACCAAGTTAACCCCCTTTAAAATCAACTACCCTAAGTTACCCTCGTTCTGCAACAGCAACCGTCACTACTCTCACCTAGCCTCGTTCTACCAACTTTACCCTCACCTACCCTACGATAACCAAGTTTACCCTATCTACCCTCAGCTGGCCACTTaatgattcccttgttttgcaccgcgcatctcgtgctgcgcataacattgcgactctCGGAGATGGCGGGATCTCACGCCGGCCATCTGAAGAAAGGCAAGCAGGCTTCAAGCAGGCCGCttttgcaacctcgttcccagggttcctcttctctgcctcctaaCGTCAttaggaggcagagaagagaaaccctgggaacaaggttgccGCTTTTGCTattggaactcgccccagtcctttcgcggaaaatgatcattgCCCCTTTGTCGtccatttatcatcgtgttgAGAAGAAAGGAACAcggtgcccccccccccccccccttttaaATGCCTATATTTACTCTTAAGAGCTTCcgcctgagagaccggggcagacttggagatgaaggtcggccgatttcgcttaaaactggtgcacaaagtacttatgtcgaatTACGTccaatatgccaaagtttcagcttcaacgactttttttttagccgagttttggatatcagcccctcaggggtccccagaggctgattttcagtgcaatttttggccacttttaaatctctcttttagcaacatgaaattaatttcacgcaaaaacaaaaccatctttgtaaagtcctatccttaggcttttatgggtgagaacattagctcatggaaatttttcgctagcctgtggctgttatcacaacttggtcatatttgaagcatatgggaagcaaccggaaatggcgtgtttttcggaccaaaattaatattttccatgcccatgttttatatcttgaggtcttagtatccctgcaaagttcagcccttagtttagtaatatcaaaaaaaaaatactaaggttgaagctttttattaagaaaaaaacttacgagaagatggctaaccaggccacttccggttaaagtttcaacaaagcgtgtctgcaaaaatcagccatttaatttcgattatcttttttccttccaagttatggttaaaagagactctgaagttaattgtcaccgaaaagacttgccgttaataagaaatttttatgtgattgttttaggaccgatcagatagtggtccgacagcggttataaatttcttggaagaagtcttgaaaattaaggacaatagagccgctgcgaaaactctttatttacctaacaacacatctcttgccggtaaatcacactgcaaaattgcatcttttatgtccaaactgcaatgttaagtttatctcctttgttcaacttgttcaacgtatcacgtctacatacatacatacatacataactttatttagtaaagcaggtcaagaggaaaaaagcaactttacagctgatgtggacctactgtaataaaattaacaatacatACATATGGTAGTGATTATACTTTagataaataagataaataatcgctaaaaataaataaagcataaaatatgtattaataataataaaaatcggcatgcttattataaactactgagctgtctttttcaaaagtgatatAATTTCATAACAGTATATTTTAACTCCTTCAGTCCATTTTTAAAGCCTGTTTGATTAGAAAAAGATCTTACACTATCAGACAGGGAATTCCAGGCGATTGCAGCCCTGTGTACAAAGGAATTACGACCGAGCTCAGTGTTTGGtctattaactaaaatatttaaagatttcCTAAGATTATAGCTCTTACAGGTCCTAACAActaatgaatttatttcctctaaacctaaattataaaaagccttatgagtaatcattaaaatacgaaatttataaaaatattcaagaggCATCCACCCCGCTCTTGCTAAAATATCTTCATCAGTCATGCCCTTTGGCAACTTATGAATTAGTCTAGCAGCTCTAATATGTATCCATTCTAATTCTTTAAATTTGGAGCCAGAGCCCCAAACCACAACCCCATAGAGGACACTTGGGATTACAGTCTTAAAGTACAGAGTTTCTAGCATAGATTTGGGTAAAAAACTTATACGTCTCAGCATTTTGACTTTACTATGAATGACACGCAAATTGATTTAATATGCTGAGACCAAGACAGTTTATCATCGATGGTAACCCCGAGACAAGCAGTAGAGGATATGTACTGAATAAAATCCTCACCCAACTTCAGAGGTTTCAAAGGACCAATGAAGGGATTAATGCTCAAAATCATTGCCTCAGATTTACCCTCGTGAATAATCAGTCTATTCATAAGGCACCAGGTATACACCTGGTCAAGAACCTCTTGTAAAACAAGAACGATCTCATCAACAGTGTCACCTATTACATAAATTGTTGTATCGTCCGCATACATATATAACGCCCCTCTGTTAACATGATCTGGTAAATCATTTACATAAGTTGCAAAGAGTCTGGGACCCAATAAGGACCCCTGGGGTACCCCGACTCTAACAGGTCTTAAATCCGATCTTATACCATTAACTTGAGTCCTTTGCACACGGTTGGAGAGGTAATCATTGATCCAATTCCACATACTGCCTGTGGCCCATAGTAATGAAGCGCCAATTAAATCatgatataagcaagctttgtagttccattcagtagcaCTATAACCgacctgtttgggctttaatattttctgaagatcaaaaaagaacttatcggtctctttaaatgcaaccacaacatctgtcgtgacattacttgagaatcgttttgaacctttaagaaatttcgaatataattaaagctaatcgtctaacacaaattgcagtcactcttccagtctatttgcaaagtgtctggataaattcacttacaaaaaacgcttacctggcttcacttttacagacatgcccctttcctacaatcccttaaaagtgaggtaacattaCAAACTTTAGCCCCAGCCTGCTCGTACCTGCTGGAGCTTAAAAAAACTTTAAGTGTATATGACTCCAAATCTTTTTATTAGAATGTCCTTTAGTTTATTGTGATGACAATCTTGGTTGCCGAGTTagacaaaattttgatttatgcaaattagaggacttgtgacgtcacaaggtTGACACAAAAGTCCAAAGGGTTGAAATTCTGAAGGATTGATGTGCTGTCAAAACTACACATTGTGATGGTGGTTATGATGTCGCCTTAGCAACGTACTCGTCACCGGACCTCTACATTCCCAAATTGAAATATACCTTATTTATTGCTCCAGTCTAACAGACTTTCTCGTGCTTGTGCTGTGTGATGTCCATATTCGTTCGcacccactgaatgaacatcaagagcAACGAACGCTTCTTGAAAGAGTAAACTCTGATTTCATCCTTTGGATGGAGAGGGCTTGGAGCCCATTGTGTTGCCATGGAAATGTCACAGTGGACATACCACGGAACTTTGTGATGAGTATAACAACTgcacaaagtttcagttctataCAGTCTTCagagaaattccattttttatGATTTTACAGCATTTTGCGTCAACCTTGTGACCTCACAAGCCCTCTAATTtacataaatcaaaatctttaacaacttacaataaaataaatgccATTCTTCACCAATTTTAAATctctttactgggttgccagtatagCAAA
The genomic region above belongs to Montipora capricornis isolate CH-2021 chromosome 5, ASM3666992v2, whole genome shotgun sequence and contains:
- the LOC138049670 gene encoding cytosolic 5'-nucleotidase 3-like isoform X2 → MYGIAAVGLSAVFGYGIYKYVRDRQYAQKTKEAVDQMMTSINKPNVYIRDSVRVREKLKILYEGGPEKLQVISDFDKTLTKFVIDGVRGCTVYGVIENSKVFPESYREKAKALKDKYMPIEFSGDISPAEKEPLMVEWWTKGNELIIELKIKQAQIPEIVKDAHIALREGVEWFFVKLHEKKVPLLIISGGLGDIIKEVIDQQSTLYDNIRIVANFFKYEQGVVVGFQDKLLFSNNKKEMTRDLEFFNKNKERTGVIVMGDLPEDAHVASSPKNSEVTLTVGFLNEKVDERLNNYMDAFDIVIVDDHSIQLVDLLLMPILRA
- the LOC138049672 gene encoding cytochrome c oxidase assembly factor 1 homolog is translated as MVNADSLKKIAICGAAISCLGAAFFHHRIQANIASQDYYKKSVEALRGHRLASDTIGKPIRIPYLNLARNDIRVNHRTAQVVIPVRGSKASGNLYSFATRKKEEGWVLERVELEVGPECNRIKILPAE
- the LOC138049670 gene encoding cytosolic 5'-nucleotidase 3-like isoform X1; protein product: MFIRFLTKTMYGIAAVGLSAVFGYGIYKYVRDRQYAQKTKEAVDQMMTSINKPNVYIRDSVRVREKLKILYEGGPEKLQVISDFDKTLTKFVIDGVRGCTVYGVIENSKVFPESYREKAKALKDKYMPIEFSGDISPAEKEPLMVEWWTKGNELIIELKIKQAQIPEIVKDAHIALREGVEWFFVKLHEKKVPLLIISGGLGDIIKEVIDQQSTLYDNIRIVANFFKYEQGVVVGFQDKLLFSNNKKEMTRDLEFFNKNKERTGVIVMGDLPEDAHVASSPKNSEVTLTVGFLNEKVDERLNNYMDAFDIVIVDDHSIQLVDLLLMPILRA